In the Pseudoliparis swirei isolate HS2019 ecotype Mariana Trench chromosome 21, NWPU_hadal_v1, whole genome shotgun sequence genome, one interval contains:
- the LOC130212215 gene encoding tetratricopeptide repeat protein 39B isoform X2: protein MASAAEEDCFEDAYDRVPVACHMDLHTAIQETQCALNLVLNNKFSEALDLLKPWWKLSMYHALGYSSILVLQATMTFEQREIQAAMATIKEALHTCQRFRKRSSVIGSLSSLISKQSKLQEEEMHAEICYAECLLQKAMLTFVQDENMISFIKGGIKIQTSYQIYKDCQQGTSGPQDPSCRSEVFRQFDGGVKLGVGSFNLMLSLLPHRILRLLEFIGFSGNRTFGLAQLKEGACGHSLRSIFCALTLLFYNTYVSLILGTGEGDLAEADALLEPYQQKYPEGSIILFYSARISTLRGNFEKARAKYEECISSQQEWKQIHHLCYWELMWIHSYQQEWQQAYQYADLLCKESRWSKAIYVYQKAAILSMMSEEDVKRTGEDVVDLFKQVEGLKQRLAGKSIPTEKFAVRKSRRYKAARPVLLVVPALEMMYIWNGFTIVGKRADSTEAQLVTIEEAEERLRNDPSPSEFHPDDSCLVQMLKGLCLKHLGRLLQAELCFTQVLSSESRIRYDHYLIPFTLYELGLLYKQQGDAAKAGAYIENAKTNYKDYSMESRLHLRMHAALNSLREAAAGSP, encoded by the exons GACTGCTTCGAGGACGCCTATGACCGAGTCCCTGT ggcgtGTCACATGGACCTGCACACGGCCATCCAGGAGACTCAGTGCGCTCTCAATCTGGTCCTCAACAACAAGTTCTCTGAAGCCCTGGACCTCCTCAAACCATG gtggaaGCTCAGCATGTACCACGCTCTGGGCTACAGCAGCATCCTGGTGCTTCAGGCCACGATGACCTTCGAGCAGCGAGAAATTCAGGCTGCCATGGCAACCATCAAGGAGGCGCTGCACACCTGCCAGAG GTTCAGGAAGAGgagctctgtgattggctcccTCTCCAGTCTGATCAGCAAGCAGTCCAAGCTGCAGGAAG AGGAGATGCACGCGGAGATCTGCTACGCCGAGTGTCTCCTGCAGAAGGCCATGCTCACcttcgtgcag gatgaGAACATGATCAGTTTTATTAAAGGAGGCATAAAGATACAAACAAGCTACCAGATCTACAA ggACTGCCAGCAGGGGACCAGCGGCCCTCAGGACCCGTCCTGCCGGTCCGAAGTCTTCAGGCAGTTTGACGGCGGTGTGAAACTCGGCGTCGGCTCCTTCAACCTG ATgttgtccctcctccctcacaggATTTTGAGGTTGTTGGAGTTCATCGGATTCTCAGGGAACCGG ACCTTCGGCCTGGCCCAGCTGAAGGAGGGCGCCTGCGGTCACAGCCTGCGGTCCATCTTCTGCGCCCTGACGCTGCTCTTCTACAACACATACGTGTCCCTGATCCTCG GAACCGGAGAGGGGGACCTGGCGGAGGCCGACGCTCTGCTGGAGCCGTACCAGCAGAAGTACCCTGAA GGCTCCATCATCCTCTTCTACTCGGCTCGCATCTCCACGCTGAGAGGGAACTTCGAGAAG GCCCGGGCGAAGTACGAGGAGTGCATCAGCAGCCAGCAGGAGTGGAAGCAGATCCACCACCTGTGCTACTGGGAGCTGATGTGGATCCACTCCTACCAGCAGGAGTGGCAGCAAGCCTACCAGTACGCAGACCTGCTGTGCAAGGAGAGCCGCTGGTCCAAG GCCATCTATGTGTACCAGAAGGCGGCCATCCTCAGCATGATGTCCGAGGAGGACGTGAAGAGGACGGGGGAGGACGTGGTGGACCTCTTTAA GCAGGTGGAGGGGCTGAAGCAGCGCCTGGCGGGGAAGTCCATCCCGACGGAGAAGTTTGCCGTGAGGAAGTCGCGGCGCTACAAAGCGGCGCGCCCCGTCCTGCTGGTCGTCCCCGCCCTG GAGATGATGTACATCTGGAACGGGTTCACCATCGTGGGGAAGAGAGCCGACAGCACCGAGGCTCAGCTGGTCACCATCGAGGAGGCTGAGGAGCGGCTCCGCAACGACCCCA GCCCCTCAGAGTTCCACCCAGACGACAGCTGCCTGGTCCAGATGTTGAAGGGACTCTGCCTGAAACACCTGGGCCGGTTGCTGCAGGCTGAGCTCTGCTTCACGCAGGTCCTGTCCAG CGAGAGTCGTATCCGATACGACCACTACCTGATCCCCTTCACGCTCTACGAGCTGGGGCTGCTCTACAAGCAGCAGGGAGACGCCGCCAAGGCCGGCGCCTACATCGAAAACGCCAA GACGAACTACAAGGACTACTCCATGGAGAGCCGGCTGCACCTCCGGATGCACGCCGCCCTCAACAGCCTCCGGGAGGCCGCGGCCGGCAGCCCATAA
- the LOC130212215 gene encoding tetratricopeptide repeat protein 39B isoform X3, with the protein MDLHTAIQETQCALNLVLNNKFSEALDLLKPWWKLSMYHALGYSSILVLQATMTFEQREIQAAMATIKEALHTCQRFRKRSSVIGSLSSLISKQSKLQEEEMHAEICYAECLLQKAMLTFVQDENMISFIKGGIKIQTSYQIYKDCQQGTSGPQDPSCRSEVFRQFDGGVKLGVGSFNLMLSLLPHRILRLLEFIGFSGNRTFGLAQLKEGACGHSLRSIFCALTLLFYNTYVSLILGTGEGDLAEADALLEPYQQKYPEGSIILFYSARISTLRGNFEKARAKYEECISSQQEWKQIHHLCYWELMWIHSYQQEWQQAYQYADLLCKESRWSKAIYVYQKAAILSMMSEEDVKRTGEDVVDLFKQVEGLKQRLAGKSIPTEKFAVRKSRRYKAARPVLLVVPALEMMYIWNGFTIVGKRADSTEAQLVTIEEAEERLRNDPSPSEFHPDDSCLVQMLKGLCLKHLGRLLQAELCFTQVLSSESRIRYDHYLIPFTLYELGLLYKQQGDAAKAGAYIENAKTNYKDYSMESRLHLRMHAALNSLREAAAGSP; encoded by the exons ATGGACCTGCACACGGCCATCCAGGAGACTCAGTGCGCTCTCAATCTGGTCCTCAACAACAAGTTCTCTGAAGCCCTGGACCTCCTCAAACCATG gtggaaGCTCAGCATGTACCACGCTCTGGGCTACAGCAGCATCCTGGTGCTTCAGGCCACGATGACCTTCGAGCAGCGAGAAATTCAGGCTGCCATGGCAACCATCAAGGAGGCGCTGCACACCTGCCAGAG GTTCAGGAAGAGgagctctgtgattggctcccTCTCCAGTCTGATCAGCAAGCAGTCCAAGCTGCAGGAAG AGGAGATGCACGCGGAGATCTGCTACGCCGAGTGTCTCCTGCAGAAGGCCATGCTCACcttcgtgcag gatgaGAACATGATCAGTTTTATTAAAGGAGGCATAAAGATACAAACAAGCTACCAGATCTACAA ggACTGCCAGCAGGGGACCAGCGGCCCTCAGGACCCGTCCTGCCGGTCCGAAGTCTTCAGGCAGTTTGACGGCGGTGTGAAACTCGGCGTCGGCTCCTTCAACCTG ATgttgtccctcctccctcacaggATTTTGAGGTTGTTGGAGTTCATCGGATTCTCAGGGAACCGG ACCTTCGGCCTGGCCCAGCTGAAGGAGGGCGCCTGCGGTCACAGCCTGCGGTCCATCTTCTGCGCCCTGACGCTGCTCTTCTACAACACATACGTGTCCCTGATCCTCG GAACCGGAGAGGGGGACCTGGCGGAGGCCGACGCTCTGCTGGAGCCGTACCAGCAGAAGTACCCTGAA GGCTCCATCATCCTCTTCTACTCGGCTCGCATCTCCACGCTGAGAGGGAACTTCGAGAAG GCCCGGGCGAAGTACGAGGAGTGCATCAGCAGCCAGCAGGAGTGGAAGCAGATCCACCACCTGTGCTACTGGGAGCTGATGTGGATCCACTCCTACCAGCAGGAGTGGCAGCAAGCCTACCAGTACGCAGACCTGCTGTGCAAGGAGAGCCGCTGGTCCAAG GCCATCTATGTGTACCAGAAGGCGGCCATCCTCAGCATGATGTCCGAGGAGGACGTGAAGAGGACGGGGGAGGACGTGGTGGACCTCTTTAA GCAGGTGGAGGGGCTGAAGCAGCGCCTGGCGGGGAAGTCCATCCCGACGGAGAAGTTTGCCGTGAGGAAGTCGCGGCGCTACAAAGCGGCGCGCCCCGTCCTGCTGGTCGTCCCCGCCCTG GAGATGATGTACATCTGGAACGGGTTCACCATCGTGGGGAAGAGAGCCGACAGCACCGAGGCTCAGCTGGTCACCATCGAGGAGGCTGAGGAGCGGCTCCGCAACGACCCCA GCCCCTCAGAGTTCCACCCAGACGACAGCTGCCTGGTCCAGATGTTGAAGGGACTCTGCCTGAAACACCTGGGCCGGTTGCTGCAGGCTGAGCTCTGCTTCACGCAGGTCCTGTCCAG CGAGAGTCGTATCCGATACGACCACTACCTGATCCCCTTCACGCTCTACGAGCTGGGGCTGCTCTACAAGCAGCAGGGAGACGCCGCCAAGGCCGGCGCCTACATCGAAAACGCCAA GACGAACTACAAGGACTACTCCATGGAGAGCCGGCTGCACCTCCGGATGCACGCCGCCCTCAACAGCCTCCGGGAGGCCGCGGCCGGCAGCCCATAA
- the LOC130212215 gene encoding tetratricopeptide repeat protein 39B isoform X1: MQITKVTPLCSCGPQDCFEDAYDRVPVACHMDLHTAIQETQCALNLVLNNKFSEALDLLKPWWKLSMYHALGYSSILVLQATMTFEQREIQAAMATIKEALHTCQRFRKRSSVIGSLSSLISKQSKLQEEEMHAEICYAECLLQKAMLTFVQDENMISFIKGGIKIQTSYQIYKDCQQGTSGPQDPSCRSEVFRQFDGGVKLGVGSFNLMLSLLPHRILRLLEFIGFSGNRTFGLAQLKEGACGHSLRSIFCALTLLFYNTYVSLILGTGEGDLAEADALLEPYQQKYPEGSIILFYSARISTLRGNFEKARAKYEECISSQQEWKQIHHLCYWELMWIHSYQQEWQQAYQYADLLCKESRWSKAIYVYQKAAILSMMSEEDVKRTGEDVVDLFKQVEGLKQRLAGKSIPTEKFAVRKSRRYKAARPVLLVVPALEMMYIWNGFTIVGKRADSTEAQLVTIEEAEERLRNDPSPSEFHPDDSCLVQMLKGLCLKHLGRLLQAELCFTQVLSSESRIRYDHYLIPFTLYELGLLYKQQGDAAKAGAYIENAKTNYKDYSMESRLHLRMHAALNSLREAAAGSP, from the exons ATGCAGATAACCAAAGTAACCCCACTGTGTTCCTGTGGTCCTCAGGACTGCTTCGAGGACGCCTATGACCGAGTCCCTGT ggcgtGTCACATGGACCTGCACACGGCCATCCAGGAGACTCAGTGCGCTCTCAATCTGGTCCTCAACAACAAGTTCTCTGAAGCCCTGGACCTCCTCAAACCATG gtggaaGCTCAGCATGTACCACGCTCTGGGCTACAGCAGCATCCTGGTGCTTCAGGCCACGATGACCTTCGAGCAGCGAGAAATTCAGGCTGCCATGGCAACCATCAAGGAGGCGCTGCACACCTGCCAGAG GTTCAGGAAGAGgagctctgtgattggctcccTCTCCAGTCTGATCAGCAAGCAGTCCAAGCTGCAGGAAG AGGAGATGCACGCGGAGATCTGCTACGCCGAGTGTCTCCTGCAGAAGGCCATGCTCACcttcgtgcag gatgaGAACATGATCAGTTTTATTAAAGGAGGCATAAAGATACAAACAAGCTACCAGATCTACAA ggACTGCCAGCAGGGGACCAGCGGCCCTCAGGACCCGTCCTGCCGGTCCGAAGTCTTCAGGCAGTTTGACGGCGGTGTGAAACTCGGCGTCGGCTCCTTCAACCTG ATgttgtccctcctccctcacaggATTTTGAGGTTGTTGGAGTTCATCGGATTCTCAGGGAACCGG ACCTTCGGCCTGGCCCAGCTGAAGGAGGGCGCCTGCGGTCACAGCCTGCGGTCCATCTTCTGCGCCCTGACGCTGCTCTTCTACAACACATACGTGTCCCTGATCCTCG GAACCGGAGAGGGGGACCTGGCGGAGGCCGACGCTCTGCTGGAGCCGTACCAGCAGAAGTACCCTGAA GGCTCCATCATCCTCTTCTACTCGGCTCGCATCTCCACGCTGAGAGGGAACTTCGAGAAG GCCCGGGCGAAGTACGAGGAGTGCATCAGCAGCCAGCAGGAGTGGAAGCAGATCCACCACCTGTGCTACTGGGAGCTGATGTGGATCCACTCCTACCAGCAGGAGTGGCAGCAAGCCTACCAGTACGCAGACCTGCTGTGCAAGGAGAGCCGCTGGTCCAAG GCCATCTATGTGTACCAGAAGGCGGCCATCCTCAGCATGATGTCCGAGGAGGACGTGAAGAGGACGGGGGAGGACGTGGTGGACCTCTTTAA GCAGGTGGAGGGGCTGAAGCAGCGCCTGGCGGGGAAGTCCATCCCGACGGAGAAGTTTGCCGTGAGGAAGTCGCGGCGCTACAAAGCGGCGCGCCCCGTCCTGCTGGTCGTCCCCGCCCTG GAGATGATGTACATCTGGAACGGGTTCACCATCGTGGGGAAGAGAGCCGACAGCACCGAGGCTCAGCTGGTCACCATCGAGGAGGCTGAGGAGCGGCTCCGCAACGACCCCA GCCCCTCAGAGTTCCACCCAGACGACAGCTGCCTGGTCCAGATGTTGAAGGGACTCTGCCTGAAACACCTGGGCCGGTTGCTGCAGGCTGAGCTCTGCTTCACGCAGGTCCTGTCCAG CGAGAGTCGTATCCGATACGACCACTACCTGATCCCCTTCACGCTCTACGAGCTGGGGCTGCTCTACAAGCAGCAGGGAGACGCCGCCAAGGCCGGCGCCTACATCGAAAACGCCAA GACGAACTACAAGGACTACTCCATGGAGAGCCGGCTGCACCTCCGGATGCACGCCGCCCTCAACAGCCTCCGGGAGGCCGCGGCCGGCAGCCCATAA
- the cfi gene encoding complement factor I: MRASVLLLLLLVRSSESQSYQPKYDTPNHMEQKAQVPEVPQDPPSTPLVTSLDPMDPTDPKDPIDPKDPMDPPSSKDPTVPTTPPASEAPKEDEFVGPAECLQKKLTRASCDLVFCPPWQRCTEGRCSCKPPYMCPVRGEDTVCGLDHRTYRSYCQVMAVSCLKKGSAMSHFGGRCEASRPKFSSSVDVASGVVTLFLPDAEGPGGGENLLVCPKLWNMAAANVACKNKENLLGAVTAYKRNNTDVSKLPNRCVSVRCQGYETSLAECVIYDKRSVHRMVAAATCHTASLAQRDCGFRCANTKCVSEDQTCNGVDDCGDHSDEMCCKKCRNGSFRCRTGVCIPGDALRDGQQDCLDGADEAQKPRPLPAVSQTEYISPRTQTRGDRALLVSSLLCGVPNSSTVDSVQMEERRRFRRVVGGVPANPTQIQWQVALVENRKVDCGGAFIGGCWVLTAAHCVRPNPRAFKVKFSLWKKFGVQGTTDIVPVEEVLIHPRYDANTYENDIALVRLEPLPFLPHCVEDNPAVSAVCVPWSERLFTLNHTCSISGWGRTADGRAAQVLLWANVSLIADCQRFYGDRFKPGMMCAGDLDGSVDSCQGDSGGPLVCEDELGVSYLWGIVSWGERCGHPGFPGVYTQVAHYFEWIRLHTGWPAVTRFNS; this comes from the exons ATGAGGGCTTCGGTTCTCCTGCTGCTTCTCCTGGTTCGGAGCTCTGAATCG CAAAGCTATCAGCCCAAATATGATACTCCAAACCACATGGAGCAGAAAGCACAAGTCCCAGAGGTACCACAAGACCCCCCCTCAACCCCCCTGGTGACCAGCCTGGACCCCATGGACCCCACAGACCCCAAGGACCCCATTGACCCCAAGGACCCCATGGACCCACCATCCTCCAAGGATCCCACAGTCCCCACGACCCCCCCGGCCTCTGAAGCACCCAAGGAAGACGAGTTTGTGGGTCCAGCCGAGTGTCTGCAAAAGAA GTTGACCCGTGCGTCATGTGACCTGGTGTTTTGCCCTCCGTGGCAGCGCTGCACTGAGGGACGCTGCTCCTGCAAACCCCCGTACATGTGTCCGGTCAGGGGGGAAGACACGGTCTGTGGGCTGGACCACCGGACCTACCGCTCCTACTGCCAG GTGATGGCGGTGTCCTGCCTGAAGAAGGGATCGGCCATGTCACACTTCGGGGGGCGTTGTGAAG CGAGTCGTCCCAAGTTCAGCAGCAGCGTGGACGTGGCCTCCGGGGTCGTCACGCTCTTCCTCCCTGACGCCGAGGGTCCCGGAGGGGGGGAGAACCTGCTGGTCTGCCCGAAGCTCTGGAACATGGCGGCCGCCAACGTGGCTTGCAAGAACAAGGAGAACCTACT CGGAGCAGTGACGGCCTACAAGAGAAACAACACTGACGTCAGTAAGTTGCCAAACCGCTGCGTTAGCGTCCGCTGCCAAGGTTACGAGACGTCGCTCGCCGAGTGCGTGATCTACGACAAGCGATCCGTTCACCGGATGGTCGCCGCGGCAACGTGTCACACGGCGTCGTTGGCGCAGCGCG ACTGCGGCTTCAGGTGCGCCAACACGAAGTGCGTCTCCGAGGACCAGACCTGCAACGGGGTCGACGACTGTGGAGACCACAGCGACGAGATGTGCTGCaaaa AATGCAGGAACGGAAGCTTCCGCTGCCGGACGGGCGTCTGCATCCCGGGAGACGCGCTGCGAGACGGACAGCAGGACTGTCTGGACGGAGCGGACGAGGCCCAGAAACCACGCCCAC TCCCAGCAGTGAGCCAGACAG AGTACATCTCTCCCAGAACAC aaaccCGTGGGGACCGGGCCCTCCTGGTCTCCAGCCTGCTCTGTGGGGTCCCTAACTCCTCCACGGTGGACTCGGTGCAGATGGAGGAGCGGCGCCGCTTCAGGAGGGTTGTGGGAGGAGTCCCGGCCAACCCg ACTCAGATCCAGTGGCAGGTCGCTCTGGTGGAGAACAGGAAGGTGGACTGTGGGGGGGCCTTCATCGGGGGCTGCTGGGTCCTCACGGCGGCCCACTGCGTCAG GCCCAACCCCCGAGCCTTCAAGGTGAAGTTCTCTCTGTGGAAGAAGTTCGGAGTTCAGGGAACGACGGACATCGTCCCGGTGGAGGAGGTCCTCATCCACCCGAG GTACGACGCCAACACCTACGAGAACGACATCGCCCTGGTGCGGCTggagcccctccccttcctgccTCACTGCGTGGAGGACAACCCGGCCGTGAGCGCCGTGTGCGTGCCGTGGTCCGAGCGCCTGTTCACGCTCAACCACACCTGCAGCATCTCCGGCTGGGGGCGGACCGCAG ACGGCCGGGCGGCGCAGGTGCTGCTGTGGGCCAACGTGTCCCTCATCGCCGACTGCCAGAGGTTCTACGGGGACCGCTTCAAGCCCGGCATGATGTGTGCGGGGGACCTGGACGGCAGCGTGGACTCCTGCCAGGGGGACAGCGGGGGGCCCCTGGTCTGTGAGGACGAGCTGGGCGTGTCCTACCTGTGGGGCATCGTCAGCTGGGGGGAAAGGTGTGGTCACCCAGGGTTCCCTGGAGTTTATACACAG gtggcgcaCTACTTTGAGTGGATCCGGCTTCACACCGGCTGGCCGGCCGTCACCAGGTTCAACTCCTGA